Below is a genomic region from Anaerobaca lacustris.
CTCGGTCAATTCGACGCGCCAGTCCTCGCTGATGAGCACCAGGCACTTGCCGGTGAACACAGCGGTCGGAAAGTAATCACACAGCAATCTCAGCGTTTCCATGATCGGCTCTATGGTCCTTCATTGGTCCTACAGGTCCAATAGGACCTATTGCTTTTTCTGCGGTCCGAACGGCGCGACATCACCGTAGAGGACCCGCGAGTGTTTCTTCCACGCCTGCATCGACCGCGTCAGGTTGTCGCGGGCATCGCCGCCGACGCCGTACCCTTGCAGTGCGATCGGACCAGTATAACCGGCCTCGCCCAGCGTTTTCAAGAAGCCGGTCATGTCGAACGTGCCCTTATCGAGCGTCTGGATCAGGGTGTTCCAATCGCGGCCGTCGGAATCGGCCCCGTTGATGGACACGGCAAGGAGTCGTGGCATGGCCTCCTTGATGAGCAACTCGGCGCTCTTGTCGGGGCTGACTCTAAGCCAATGGCACAGGTTGAACGTAACGCCGACGTTCGGCCGGTCCAGCTTGTCAGCCACCCGAACAGCGTCCTCGATCCGTTCGAGCCAGAAAGCGTGGTGCGGATAGAGTGCGATGCGCACCTTGTGCCGGGCCGCCAGTTCGGCCAGCTCGCGGAGGATTGCGACCGCACGCTCGTCGCCCGCCGTGGATGACGGCTTGTGCTCCCGGCTCTGCATGAACAGCCAGAGGATCGTATTGCGGCCGGCAAGCGCCTCGATAGCGTCCTTCAACGCAGGGCTGTAGGGCTCCTGTTCCGAATCGATATTGACGCCCGCGTAGACGGCGAACAGCCGCAGATTGCGTTGGTCCAGCTCATCCAGCAGGTCCGATAGAGACGGACACCGGTCGAGCCCCACACTGATGCCGGCGTAGCCGAGTTCCGCGAGCGTCTCCGCCTGGGCGCGGGCCGTCGGATGCTTCTCGTCGGCGACGGCATTGTCGAACGCAAAGAACGCATTGGCGCCGGCCGGGGCCAGCCGGATGTTGCGATACGCCACCGGGCCGTGATCGCCCTGGAGCATCAAACGGCCGAGCGGCCGCTCGTCGTCGAAGGCTGCTGCCCGCGTCGGACCGGTCACCTCGACGTCCTCGTGCACGATAACGCCGTTGTGGACCACCTTCTCGAAGCGGGCGTTGGCGATCTTGCGCCCGGCGGCGTCGAATCGCGGTGCGCGAAACACCACGTCGAAGCTCTGCCACTGCCCCGGCGCCCGCGAGGCATTGACTCTTGGAGAGTGCCCTTCAAAGCCCTTGGGCGTACGGCTCTCGTCCCACCGTTCGTAGATTCCGCCGCATTCGATGCCGGGGTAAGGCGATTCCTTCTGCCAGCTATCGAAGATCTGCACTTCGTAGCGGCCCATGAAATAGACCCCCGAATTCGAGTCCTTCGCCACTATGAATTCGATGTGGGCGTTGACATCGCCGAAGTGTTGCTTGCTGAGCAGATGCCTCGTTCGACCGGTCGGGCCGTTCAGGATTGCTCCAACGCCCGGCTCGCCCGTCAGTCGCTTCGGGTCGTCCGCGCCCAGACGCGCGTCCGCGATGCTCTCCCATTGTCCTGTGTCACCATCCCATGTGGAAAGGTTCCGACCGATCAGTTCGAGTGCATGGCACTCGCTGCAGTTGACAGCCGGTACATTGCCTGCGATCAGTGTGGTGAGCAGGATCGCGATGAGTCTGTAGGTCTTCATGGCGGAGAGTCCCTCACCGCTGCGCCGGTTCAAAGCAGGTGCCACGGACTGCGTGCGGCGCGAGCGAGCATGCGATTGGCCTCATCGTCGTTGACGAAGCGCTCTTCTTGCGGGTTCCAGTGGAGCTTACGGCCCAGGAGCATCGCAATGTTCCCGATATGGGCAATAGTGAAGCATCGCTGCCCGATCTCCGGCGGGAAATAGCATGCCTGGCGCGACTTGACGCAGTCCAGGAAATTGCGGTGTTCGCCCTGCGGGCACGTGTACAGGTGGATCTCGTCGGGACCGATGACGGAATTCAGAATGGCCGGCCGACTGGCTTCGAGCTTGCCGCGCCAGCCGCGATTGCCGACCCAGCCGTCGGTCCCCTCGAACCGCAGACTGGGTGTCCCCGAGTCGACGAGGAGCTTGACGCCGTCGGCATAGGTGTACTCCAGATGGTATTCACGGGCGGTGTCGTACAGGCCGCCTTTGCAGAACACGCCTCGACCCTCGACCTCGACCGGCCCGGTGTGCTCGGTGTCGTTGCCCCACTGAGCGCCGTCGAGCAGGTGGGCGCCCCAGTCGGTGAGCATGCCGCCGGAGTAATCGAAGATCCAGCGGAAATTCCAGTGGCAGCGGTCCTTGGTGTAAGGGGCCCAGGGGGCCGGACCGAGCCACATGTCGTAATCGAAGCCCTCGGGCACGGGCATCGGCTCGGGGTTGCCCGGCGTATCGGGTCCGACCGGCAGCTCCACCTTGATCGTGTGGACCTTGCCGATCCGTCCGTTGCGAACCAACTCGCACATGCGGTGGTAGACGTCCACAGCCCGATCCTCCGTGGACCACTGGAACACCCGCCCGTAGCGCTCCATGACTTCGACCAGCCTGCGGCCCTCTTCGATGGTCAAAGTCGGCTTCTCGCATTGAACGTCCTTGCCCGCCCTCGCGGCGGCGATGGACATCGGAACGTGCCAGTGGTCCGGCGTCGAGATCATCACCGCGTCGATGTCCGGACGGGCCACAATCTCCCGCCAGTCCTGCGTCGTCATGCAGTCGGCGTTGCCATACCTGGCGTTGACCAGGTCGCGTGCCTTGTGCAGGTTGACCGGATCGACGTCGCATACCGCCACCGCCTGCGCATCGGGCTGGGCCAGAAAACT
It encodes:
- a CDS encoding family 16 glycoside hydrolase, whose protein sequence is MKTYRLIAILLTTLIAGNVPAVNCSECHALELIGRNLSTWDGDTGQWESIADARLGADDPKRLTGEPGVGAILNGPTGRTRHLLSKQHFGDVNAHIEFIVAKDSNSGVYFMGRYEVQIFDSWQKESPYPGIECGGIYERWDESRTPKGFEGHSPRVNASRAPGQWQSFDVVFRAPRFDAAGRKIANARFEKVVHNGVIVHEDVEVTGPTRAAAFDDERPLGRLMLQGDHGPVAYRNIRLAPAGANAFFAFDNAVADEKHPTARAQAETLAELGYAGISVGLDRCPSLSDLLDELDQRNLRLFAVYAGVNIDSEQEPYSPALKDAIEALAGRNTILWLFMQSREHKPSSTAGDERAVAILRELAELAARHKVRIALYPHHAFWLERIEDAVRVADKLDRPNVGVTFNLCHWLRVSPDKSAELLIKEAMPRLLAVSINGADSDGRDWNTLIQTLDKGTFDMTGFLKTLGEAGYTGPIALQGYGVGGDARDNLTRSMQAWKKHSRVLYGDVAPFGPQKKQ
- a CDS encoding Gfo/Idh/MocA family protein, with the translated sequence MNYRIGRRAFLKQTAFAVSSAAIPYFVPSSVLGKAGAVAASERITVGFIGTGDHGINMNLKSFLAQPDAQAVAVCDVDPVNLHKARDLVNARYGNADCMTTQDWREIVARPDIDAVMISTPDHWHVPMSIAAARAGKDVQCEKPTLTIEEGRRLVEVMERYGRVFQWSTEDRAVDVYHRMCELVRNGRIGKVHTIKVELPVGPDTPGNPEPMPVPEGFDYDMWLGPAPWAPYTKDRCHWNFRWIFDYSGGMLTDWGAHLLDGAQWGNDTEHTGPVEVEGRGVFCKGGLYDTAREYHLEYTYADGVKLLVDSGTPSLRFEGTDGWVGNRGWRGKLEASRPAILNSVIGPDEIHLYTCPQGEHRNFLDCVKSRQACYFPPEIGQRCFTIAHIGNIAMLLGRKLHWNPQEERFVNDDEANRMLARAARSPWHLL